The nucleotide window GAGATGTCAGTGGTAGCAGAAACCAAGGGAAGACTGGCGACCGGCAGAGCGCCCCGCGAGAACAAGGTCAAGGCCGTCGAGGAACTCCAGAAGCGTATCTCGGAGGCCTCGATCCTTGTGCTCTTCGACTACCGGGGTCTCAGTGTGTCGCAAATGACCGAGCTGCGAAGGCAATTGCGCGAGGCGGGGGTCGAGCTCTCGGTCGTGAAAAACACACTGGTCAGCCGGGCGCTCGGGGGCACACCCAACGAAGTGCTCCGGGAGAAGCTGACCGGTCCCATTTCGATTGCGACGGCCGTGGGTGACCCGACGGTGCCCGCCCGGGTGCTGAACGATTTCCTGAAGGGGCTTTCAGCGGGCGAGATCAGAGGGGGCGCGCTGGAGGGGGAATTCCTGGATCCAGCTAAAATCAAAGAGTTAGCGATGCTTCCCTCGCGCGAGGTTCTCCTCTCCCAGATGCTGGGGGCGATGGAGGCGACCGTGGCCGGGCTGCCGCGGGTCCTCAACGCGATCATACTAAAGCTACTCTACGGATTGCAGGCGATTGCAAAAGAAAAAGAAAACGTGGCATAATACTCGTTTACCCCATCATGGGGGAATTTGCGCTTTCAAATGCGCTCCGGGGCCGATGAGGCGTGGCGGGGCGCGAACGTGAGAAGGGGTTCAAGGTGGCGACCAAAGAAGACGTTCTCTCCTTCATTGAAAACATGTCTGTTCTCGATCTGAGTCATTTCGTCAAAGAGCTCGAGGAAAAGTTCGGGGTCTCTGCGGCGGCGCCCGTGGCCATGGCCGGTATGATGCTTGCTGGCGATGGTGCGGTGGCCGAGGAGCAGACCGAATTCAAGGTCACGCTCAAGGCGGCGGGCGCCGAGAAGATCAAGGTGATCAAAGCCATCCGCGAGATCACGAGCTTGGGCCTCAAGGAAGCGAAAGAACTCGTGGACAGTTCCCCGAGTACCGTCCGTGAGGGAGTCAGCAAGGAAGAGGCCGGGGAGCTTGAAAAGAAACTCAAGGATGCCGGAGCGGAGGTGGAAGTTTCGTAAGGTTCGCCCGAATCGGTGGTTGGTTGTAAGGGCGGGAGTTTTCCCCGCTGTCCCTGAAAACACCAAACCCTTTCGAGGTGAGCCATGAGAACGAAACAAGTAGAGAATGGCCGCCGAATCCGCGAGGATTTTTCCGTTATCCCTTCGGTCATCGATATTCCAAATCTCATTGATATCCAGCTGTCTTCCTACGAGCGTTTCCTGCAGTGGGAAGTGCGGACAGACGAGCGTCGCCAAGACGAGGGACTCGAGGGCGTCTTTCAGAGCGTTTTCCCGATTACCGACAACGCTGCGACGGCCGAGCTCGAGTACCTCGGCTACGAGATCGGCATCTGGGAGACGAGCGGCGGCACCGAGTACGAAGGACTCGGTGGCCCCGGCGTCCGCGACGAAAAGGGAAACGAGGTTTTTTGCCGCCAGAAGCATGAGGCTGACGAGTGCCGCCAGCGCGGTATGACTTTCGTGGCGCCTCTTCGCGTCCTGCTCCGCCTGACCACCTATGAGAAGGACGAGGAAACCAAAGAGCGCCGCGTCAAAGAGGTGAAGGAGCAGAAGGTCTATCTGGGCGAAATCCCGCTGATGACCGAAAACGGCACCTTCATCATCAACGGCACCGAGCGGGTGGTGGTGAGTCAGATGCACCGCTCGCCGGGCGCCTTCTTCAGCGCCGACAAGACAAAGTCATCGGGCAGGCCCGCCTTCACGGCGCGGCTCATCCCCTACCGCGGCAGCTGGCTCGACTTCGAGTTTGACACGAAAGAACTCCTCTATGTGCGGGTCGATCGGCGCCGGAAGCTGCAGGTGACGGTGCTGCTGCGCGCCTTCGGCCTCTCGAAGGACGACATTCTCAATTCCTTCTA belongs to bacterium and includes:
- the rplL gene encoding 50S ribosomal protein L7/L12, translated to MATKEDVLSFIENMSVLDLSHFVKELEEKFGVSAAAPVAMAGMMLAGDGAVAEEQTEFKVTLKAAGAEKIKVIKAIREITSLGLKEAKELVDSSPSTVREGVSKEEAGELEKKLKDAGAEVEVS
- the rplJ gene encoding 50S ribosomal protein L10, whose protein sequence is MSVVAETKGRLATGRAPRENKVKAVEELQKRISEASILVLFDYRGLSVSQMTELRRQLREAGVELSVVKNTLVSRALGGTPNEVLREKLTGPISIATAVGDPTVPARVLNDFLKGLSAGEIRGGALEGEFLDPAKIKELAMLPSREVLLSQMLGAMEATVAGLPRVLNAIILKLLYGLQAIAKEKENVA